GAAAAATAGAGATGAAAATACGATAAGAAACGAACTAGGTAGAGAATTTGCATGTTCAGAAAACATAGATATCCAACTAAATAAAGTTTTGGATAAGTTAGACGAGATGGGTGAATTAGACAATACCTATATCATTTATACTGCAGATCATGGAATGGCAATTGGGCGTCATGGTTTACAAGGAAAACAAAATTTATACGAACATACTTGGAGAGTTCCTTTTATTGTAAAAGGTCCTAATTTACCTTCAGGAAAAAGAGTTAAAGGGAATATTTATTTGTTAGATGTATTACCAACTTTGTGCGATTTAGCAGGGATTAAAACTCCAGAAACAGTTGAGGGGAAAAGTTTTGTACCTGTTTTAAAAGGTGAAAAAGAAGTAGTAAGAGAAGTGATGTATGGAGTTTATGCAGGTGGAACAAAACCAGGAATGCGTACAGTTAAAAAAGGAGATTGGAAATTGATTAAGTATGATGTAATGGATGGTACTGTTAGAGAAACTCAATTATTTAATTTGGCTGAAAATCCAAATGAATATTTGCCAGAGCATCATAAAAAAGGTGAAATGGAAACAGATTTGGCTGAAAATCCTAAATACGCAGCAAAATTAGCAGAAATGGAAGCTTTATTACTAGAGCAAATGATTGCTAATGAGGACCCATATAGATTATGGAATCAACCTAAGGCAAATTAAAAGTAGATAAAATTGTATTTTAAAATAAAGGCCCTGTTATATTATTTAGCAGGGCTTTTGGTTTAGTATAGTTAGGATATAACAGAGATTAATAAAAATTTTAATCATTGAAAGTATTTACAACTGTTAATACACCATGTGTCATAGCTTTAGGGCTCTAAATTATAATATAGTGATGCTCTTTGTGGTATTTTCGACATATTATAAATTAAAAAAGAGAAAGTTTATGAAAAGAAAAGTACAATTATTTTGGACTGCTTTATTTGCAGTGTGTATTGTTAATGCACAAACAGTAGGAGATGTTTTTATGGTAAATGACGTAAATTATACTGTAACAAGTTTATCTCCAAATGAAGTAGAGTTAGGAGATAATAAGACTTCATTATTAACAAGTATTATTGTTCCAACTACTATAGAAGATACTAATACTTCAACAACTTATACTGTTACCGCTATTGGTGAAAATGCATTTAATACAAATGATAATATTACCTATATTGAGTTACCAGCTTCTGTTACCGAAATTAAGTACAGAGCTTTTGCTTACGCGGATGGTATAGAAACTATCAATTTTACAACGACTAGTGGTGTTACGATATTAGGGAGGCAAGCTTTTTTTACTTGTGCTATTAGTGATGTTAATGAGTTGTTTGAACTTATTGAAGAAGTTGGTCAAGGATGCTTTTCTAGAGCAAACCTTACAAATACATTCAGTACTGCTGCATCGTTAACTAATCTAGTAGAAAGTGCTAATTTTAGAGAAAATGAAATGGAAATTGTAGACTTGTCTGCATCAACATCTTTAACTACTTTACCAGCATCTTCATTTATATTATGCCCTAATATAGTTACTGTAAAATTACCACTTAATTTAACTTCAATAGGGGCAAGTACATTTGATGGTTGTACCTCATTAAACGAAATGGAAGTAGAAGCAACTGATCCTTCATCAATAACTGTTGATGCGTCAGCTTTTACTGGCTCTGGTATTGCAACAGCAACTCTTTATGTACCTGTAGGTTCAAAATCTGCTTATGAGGTGGCTGATGTTTGGAAAGATTTCGGAACTATTGTAGAGGGGGATATTACATTAAGTACAAACGAAGTTGAAAAAGAATTCAATTTTAATATTTACCCTAACCCTACAAGTGATGTTGTTACTATTAATAGTAATCAGCTTAATGATGCTAGCGTAAGTGTCTATGATATTACAGGGGAATTATTGTTTGTAAATAAATTAGAAGGTAGCTCATCTAATATTGATATATCTAATTTGATATCTGGGGTTTATATGTTTAAAATAGAAACAAGTAAAGGTCAATTTACAAAACGAATTATCAAAGAATAAAGTATATCTCAAATTCTTTGTATAAAAAGCTCAACAATTATTTGTTGAGCTTTTTTTTAGTAAAACACAATAATGATAGTGTTTTGTTGTCAAATGAGCTATGTTTTAAAGTAATTGAATTATAATTAATATTAAATAGCCTTATAAGTTGATAATATTACATTGATGTATTAGTGAGTTTTGTCGTTTTAATAATGAGTTAACTCTCTAGTATTTTATGAACATAACTATTAGCTTAAATATGGTAAAAAATTACTTTTTAAAAAGAATCTCTAAATTAAGACAGAACAAAATAATTTTCGGATTAAATATTGTTTTCTTTTTAGTCGTTAATCATGCAAATGCACAATTAATTCATCCAGGAATAACACATAAATTATCCGATTTAGATCGTATGAAGTACATGGTAGAGGCGGGAATAGAACCGTTTGCTACTACATTTCAAAATCTAAGTAATAATTCTAAAGCTCAATATACTTATCCTATCAATGTTGTAAATCAAGATCCTTCTTATATCACAGAATATTCTAGTGCTAGTGATGCGTGGTTTATTAATGATGGTACAGCAGCCTATTATAATGCTCTAATGTGGTACATAACCGGTGATGAAAGACATGCACAGAAAGCAGTAGAAATTTTTAATACTTGGAAAGGGTTAAAAAGAAATACAATGACAGTACCCTTAAGTTCTGGTCGTATTTGGCGAATTATAGAAGCAGCTGAAATCATTAAGCATACTTATGATGGTTGGGCAGCATCAGATATGCAGGAATTTAAAGACATGCTTGTCTATCCAGGATATTCAACAACAACTGTTCCTACAGCAGCCATAAATAGTGGAGATATTACTTTTTATTGGAGAGTATATCAAGGGGATCCTGCAAGACATGGAAATCAAGGATTGTTTTGTATGAGAACCATGATGGCTATGGGAATCTTTTTAGATAATGAAGTGATGTACGATAGAGCCTTACGTTATTTACAAGGAGAATCACATCGTTCAGATGATTTAGCATATCCATCAGGGCCTTCGATTAATAATAGTCAAAAAACATCTTGTGAATATTTTGATGAGTTTACCCAAAATGGTTTTGAAAATACAATTACGGATTATGGATATAATGAAGTGATTAGTAATTATATATATGAAAATGGTCAATGTCAAGAATCTTCTAGAGATCAAGCACATGGATTGGCAGGAGTTTCTACCATTGCCGTGATGGCAGAAATGGCTTGGAATCAGGGAGATGAT
Above is a genomic segment from Wenyingzhuangia fucanilytica containing:
- a CDS encoding leucine-rich repeat domain-containing protein, whose amino-acid sequence is MKRKVQLFWTALFAVCIVNAQTVGDVFMVNDVNYTVTSLSPNEVELGDNKTSLLTSIIVPTTIEDTNTSTTYTVTAIGENAFNTNDNITYIELPASVTEIKYRAFAYADGIETINFTTTSGVTILGRQAFFTCAISDVNELFELIEEVGQGCFSRANLTNTFSTAASLTNLVESANFRENEMEIVDLSASTSLTTLPASSFILCPNIVTVKLPLNLTSIGASTFDGCTSLNEMEVEATDPSSITVDASAFTGSGIATATLYVPVGSKSAYEVADVWKDFGTIVEGDITLSTNEVEKEFNFNIYPNPTSDVVTINSNQLNDASVSVYDITGELLFVNKLEGSSSNIDISNLISGVYMFKIETSKGQFTKRIIKE